From a single Longimicrobiales bacterium genomic region:
- the argC gene encoding N-acetyl-gamma-glutamyl-phosphate reductase, with protein sequence MMHNNPFRAAILGATGYTGQELVALLARHPRLRATFVSSESEAGQPAAGSGLRYRRVEEVPLGEVDVVFSCLPHGEAEGWVLKARSAGARVVDLSADLRDGRHGAVYGLPELWREQVRGADLVANPGCYPTGILLGLAPLLGAGVLDGSRPIMIDAASGVTGAGRVAKRDLLFGEVAEDYRAYATGNTHRHVPEIARGLSAVAGRAVEFVFTPHLLPVRRGILETMHVPVAAGVSAADVVAGWNVAYAAEPFVEVWPEGLPTLRTGVQRNVVALGASDVIGVEQPLVLVVAAFDNLVKGAAGQALQNANLMLGVCEHEGLSR encoded by the coding sequence ATGATGCATAACAACCCGTTTCGCGCCGCCATACTCGGCGCCACCGGTTACACCGGTCAGGAACTCGTCGCCCTGCTCGCGCGGCACCCGCGCCTCAGGGCGACCTTCGTATCCTCCGAGTCCGAGGCCGGCCAGCCTGCGGCGGGCAGCGGGCTGCGTTACAGGCGCGTGGAAGAAGTCCCGCTGGGCGAGGTCGACGTGGTGTTCAGCTGCCTGCCGCATGGTGAAGCGGAGGGCTGGGTGCTGAAGGCGCGCAGTGCGGGCGCGCGTGTGGTGGACCTCTCGGCCGACCTCCGCGATGGCCGGCACGGCGCCGTTTATGGGTTGCCCGAGCTCTGGCGGGAACAGGTCAGGGGGGCGGATCTGGTGGCGAACCCGGGCTGCTACCCGACGGGGATCCTGCTGGGGCTGGCGCCGCTGCTCGGAGCGGGTGTGTTGGACGGTTCGCGGCCGATAATGATCGATGCGGCGTCGGGTGTGACGGGAGCGGGGCGGGTGGCGAAGCGGGACCTGCTGTTCGGGGAAGTCGCCGAGGATTACCGGGCGTATGCGACGGGCAATACGCACCGTCACGTGCCGGAGATCGCGCGGGGTCTGAGCGCAGTTGCGGGTCGGGCCGTGGAGTTCGTGTTCACGCCACACCTGCTGCCGGTCCGTCGCGGGATCCTCGAGACGATGCACGTGCCCGTCGCAGCGGGTGTAAGCGCGGCCGATGTCGTTGCCGGCTGGAACGTCGCGTACGCGGCGGAGCCGTTCGTGGAGGTGTGGCCGGAAGGGCTGCCGACCCTGCGAACAGGTGTGCAGCGCAACGTCGTGGCGCTCGGCGCCAGCGACGTGATCGGAGTGGAGCAGCCGCTGGTTCTGGTAGTGGCGGCGTTCGACAATCTGGTCAAGGGAGCGGCAGGGCAGGCGCTCCAGAATGCGAACCTGATGCTTGGCGTATGCGAGCACGAGGGATTGAGCCGGTGA
- the argR gene encoding arginine repressor, translated as MGKSQRHTVIRELIQSHRIGSQEQLRELLETRGFDVAQATLSRDIRELRLIKVHDPEGGTHYTLPPEAWDTAPALTRLLPALYLGAEGTGNLLVVKTMVGGAQAVAEAIDWEEWPEVLGTLAGDDTILLILRDARQLQNVIKRLEERAGTLD; from the coding sequence ATGGGAAAATCGCAGCGGCATACCGTCATACGTGAACTCATTCAGAGCCACCGCATCGGCAGCCAGGAGCAGCTCCGCGAGCTCCTCGAGACGCGTGGTTTCGACGTGGCCCAGGCCACACTGTCCCGCGACATCCGCGAGCTGCGGCTCATCAAGGTGCACGACCCCGAGGGCGGCACCCACTACACGCTGCCCCCAGAGGCATGGGACACCGCTCCCGCCCTCACCCGCCTCCTGCCGGCGCTCTATCTCGGCGCCGAGGGGACAGGCAATCTCCTCGTCGTGAAAACCATGGTCGGCGGGGCCCAGGCCGTCGCCGAAGCCATCGACTGGGAGGAATGGCCCGAGGTTCTCGGCACGCTCGCCGGCGATGACACCATCCTTCTCATCCTGCGCGACGCCCGACAGCTTCAGAACGTGATCAAGCGCCTGGAGGAACGCGCGGGCACACTCGACTGA
- a CDS encoding response regulator: MEPMVLVVDDESSVRSLISNSLRDHGYRTIEAADGVEALRMARELRPDAVVLDIELPALDGTTILQSLRSHPDTQLVPIIGMSGHDIDPADERSFTCFLQKPFSPSDVVFVLAQVAPVAGSAK, translated from the coding sequence ATGGAGCCGATGGTGCTGGTGGTCGACGACGAGTCGTCGGTCCGCTCGCTGATCTCGAACTCGCTGCGCGATCACGGATATCGAACGATCGAGGCGGCCGATGGTGTCGAGGCCCTGCGTATGGCGCGGGAGCTGCGGCCGGACGCGGTGGTGTTGGACATCGAGCTGCCGGCGCTGGATGGCACCACCATCCTTCAGTCGCTCCGCTCGCACCCCGACACGCAACTGGTGCCGATCATCGGCATGAGCGGCCACGACATCGATCCGGCCGATGAGCGGAGCTTCACGTGCTTCCTGCAGAAGCCGTTCAGTCCCTCGGACGTGGTCTTCGTGCTGGCGCAGGTCGCCCCGGTCGCCGGATCGGCCAAGTAA